In the Platichthys flesus chromosome 14, fPlaFle2.1, whole genome shotgun sequence genome, CCTGAAACTatgttagaaataaaaaaaagtaattaatttaaacatatAACATATTGATCCTAACAATTTCTAAATacagaaacattaaataaatatttcttaaATCCATAAGTTATCTGAACTATGACATTTGTTGTGGTTTAATTTGGTTTGATGatcatcaacatgtttttaacCACAAGCGTCTGTGGCTTCCAGGGAAACTCGGGGCTGGGCTTCAGCATCGCCGGCGGCACAGACAACCCCCACATCGGAGAAGACCCCAGCATCTTCATCACCAAGGTCATACCTGGAGGAGCCGCCGCCCAGGATGGACGGCTcaggtgagaaacacacacacacacacaaacacacacattgactttGAGCTGATAGATTATACAAAGACCACCAGTGAATGTGAATAGAAGAAGGAGCTTCTGTCATGGAGCTCACACCTACAGACTcggtcagagagcagctggtgaACATGGCGCAGCATGTAGCAGCTgaagaggagctggtggagactcAGGGTGAAGGTCTGGAGACACTGGTCTCAGATCCATCAGGCGACTCTTCAGAAGAGTTGATGACACGTGTTGAGTTCACTGGAGAAAGTCGTCCGACGTTCAGGATCAGTGTGACGCTTCAAAACAACCAGTTTAGTTTGAGAAGCTGGTGTCTATtacccagaaacccctgctgtGTCACGTTGCCTTTCACTGGCTCATCCATAATGCATCGGCTGGAGTGTGACACACCTGACCCAGGTGGTTGGTGGGGGGGCTGTGAACTCTCAGGTTGCTTTAAAAGTGAAGCTCATGTGTCCGTCTGAAAGTTCAGGTCGAGAGTCTGAGACAGAAACATGGAACATCAGACAGAGCAAGAGACGTGAGAATGAGTTTTACTTGTTCCTCCAGCGTTCACACCTACTTCCTGTGAGGTCATTTCCTGGAGAATATTCAAATGTCTATACAATCTGTAAAACCTGAGTTGAAAGGTTCTGTGAGTCAATAAACCACAATAATCGACTCTAGTTCTCAAACTGTTGAAGACatttaataaagacaaaaatcaaatgtgttttgcatCAGTAAACACATAAAACATCCTGATCCTTAGGATTTCTAAATATAGAAACATGGACTAATGAACCGATTAAAGACAAGCTAGTGCCCCACCAGCAGGGGGGGCTGTTTTCAGAGGGTCCAAACAGTGACTGATGACTTAAAGCTCCAGTGGTTAAGATTCAGAAGCTGAATCTAAAATAATCCTAGAAGagttttcactggtgtgtttcatctaaattcaacgacttgttttctttaccctcgaatcagccctttatatttaaatcctttatatataaatactttttattttcaaactttatatttaaatcctttatattaaaatcctttatatttaaatgctttatttttaaatcctttatatataaatactttttattttcaaactttatatttaaatcctttgtatttaaattctttatatttaaatcctttatatttaaattctttatatATACACCAGgagtcctctctatggaggcagccatgttcTTTACAGAAGCTCAacttgaaacctgcagaaacactgaatgAACTGGACTTTCAGAGACTGAGGTTTGTCTCAGTGAGGTGATTGACAGCGGGAGGTGAGGTGATTGACAGCGGGCGGTGAGGTGATTGACAgcgggaggtgtgtgtgtgtgtttcagggttAATGACGTCATCCTGAGAGTTAACGAGGCGGATGTTCGAGATGTGACCCACAGCCGAGCAGTGGAGGCCCTGAAGGAGGCTGGTTCTCTGGTCCGACTCTACGTCCGCCGGAGGAAACCGGTCTCTGAGAAGGTGATGGAGCTCAAACTGGTGAAAGGACCCAAAGGTAAGAGACGCTGCAGCGTGAGGATCACTTTAACTGGTCACACGAGTCCATCCCCTCACTCCCTGTCCACCCGGTGCTGGCGTGTTGCAGGTCTCGGCTTCAGCATAGCAGGCGGAGTGGGGAACCAGCACATCCCGGGCGACAACAGCATCTACGTCACCAAGATCATCGAAGGTGGAGCCGCACATAAAGACGGGCGGCTGCAGATCGGAGACAAACTACTGGCTGTAAGGACTCTCACATCCTCACGGGTTCTATCCACAATGTTCAGCCAGCGACAGAGAAAACTCTGATTATCAGATTCAGTATCAAGACTAAATGTTGGTTTATGAGCAGAGCTCTTTTTCATCTCCACACCAGTGACACCTAGTGGCAGGAGGCGTTACTTCCTCAGGTGGTCCATCCGTATTATTCTTGTGAACAAGATATCTCACAAACACTCagagggaatttcttcacatGAGTTTCAAATGTTGATTTAAACTCACAGAGTAAGTGattagaggtcaaaggtcacagtgacatcatgtgAGACTTTAAAAtacagagaaaacattttacaaatagtCGTTCATTAAAATTCAGCAGCTAAAGaagattatttaataaaaaaacttaatttcatTAGTGATCCATTTAATGTGAGAAAGGTATTTACATCACAGTGAAGCTGTTGTTGATGAGTTTCCTTTTCTGTGagatttgtttgattttatattttgtcgTCTTCTTCCAGGTGAACAGCGCCTGCCTGGAGGAGGTGACCCACGAACACGCCGTCACTGCCTTGAAAAACACTCCTGACGTGGTCTACTTGAAAGTGGCTAAACCCAACAGTGTCTTCATGAACGACAGCTTCGCCCCCCCCGACCTCACCAACTGTGAGTCAGTTCGTCAGATCTGAACCAGATCTGACGAAAGAGAAATGATTCTGTTGAGTTCgctctgactccagatcagcaGCCGCAGGGACACACAGACGTTCccgtcctcctctgctccagtTCTCACTTCCACCAGTTACACAGATCAGATCCTGAGATGAGATCACATGTCATGAGGGAGTTTCCTGTTTTCAATTCTCCGGCCGTCGAGCTGCGTTCATGAacctctgaaaacacaactgctTACTGCCGTCACTTTGTGTAGCGCACAAATCATAATATCCATCATCTCAAGGGCTGGTCAGTTCCTTCTACTTCTGATCAGGAGCGAACATTAGGCCCATGATGAAATGTGCTTCAACAGACTCCTTACTGTGGTTCGTGATATCATAACATGTTTTCTATTCATACGTTAGTTTATGAACGGAGACAGTTCACATCAACACCTCAGATtgtacagacacagacacatcagtTAAAACCAGTACAAAGTTAAATACAAGTTAAATACACTGGGATTGACTTTTATAAAGCAGAGAAACAAGACACATGAGTGTGtaaaacagtgtgtgtacatgttgtgtagttggtgtttgtgaggcagcagcaggttgtcgggtccgactcgttcaacAGGAACATGTGTTATTCTGCATCAGCATCATATTCGACCTCATCAAGtctgacagaaacaaacatgaacagtCAAATCATTACCGTCTGGTAACCAGTTCTCAGACCAGTTGTCACTCGGAGGTTAAGTTCACGACCTCCTCAGCGGCGCCTCGTCCAATCAGGTGCTGTCAGGAGCCTGATGGGGGAGGAAccctgaagtgtgtgtgttcggttCCTGAAGCTCTGACCCGActcgtggtgtgtgtgtgtttcagcgtACTCGCAGCACATGGACAACCATATCAGCCCCCCCACCTTCCTCGGCCAGACGCTGCCCCCACCTTCTGGACGCTACTCCCCGACCCCAAAGAGCATGCTGGGAGATGATGATGTCACACGGTGAGATCTCTGCTCCGCCTGTAAATCTACTGACACTGATAACAACACACCTCCTGCTTCTATCATGTAGATGTGAAAAGTAAAGGTTATGTTTAAATTTAATTCAATAACCAGATATTTTAACAGTAAAACTTTATAACTGTAAATGAAAGCACCAAGTAAAAgttgaaatatgaaaaataagtCTTAGCTCATTTGACTAGAACACAAccagtgaaataaacaactggTGCGTGATTCAACACACACCACtgtaattcatctttatttattagttttgtATCTATTTATTAATGAATTCATCTTTGATTAATTAGAAGTTTATACTTTCTGTTTACTGCTTCCAGGATGTTTTACAACCAAGTGGAATTAGAATATCttaaattgaaatgtttatAGCTGTTGACTTCCTGGACGATCACTCTGTCAGATCGATTTAAATAAATCCATGAAATCACACAAATGATTTCATGTTCATTAAACCAGACAAAGTAACAGCTGAACTCCCCAGGCAGTGTGAATCAcagtattatataatatttataatactGTTATAAAAGATACTGTAAGATTATTGTTCCAGGTTTGTTCTTTTATTGCATAAATAATGTGTTTGGTTAATTTACTGTGAAGAGAATCTGAAATATTGAAATCTGCAGAAGCTGTATTAAAGGACACAGCTgctctgccccctgctggttcaGACCTGCAGATGCACCCAGTCCCTCCAGTTTGTTAGAACCTGTAGTGTTTGATCCGAGCGctcagatgattgacagctgctgtgGTCCAATAGGGAGCCGAGGAAGGTGGTGCTGCACCGCGGAGCCACGGGCCTGGGCTTCAACATCGTggggggggaggatggagaggggatcttcatctccttcatcctGGCAGGGGGACCAGCCGACCTCTGTGGAGAGCTGAGGAAGGGAGACCGACTCGTCTCAGTACgtccactcactcacacatgaatatatatataaatatgtatatatatatatatatatatatatatctgttatATGGTCTATGTGCTGTTTCCAGGTGAACGGCGTGGACCTCCGTAACGCCACCCACGAGCAGGCGGCCGCCGCCCTGAAGAACGCAGGACAGACGGTGACCATCATCGCCCACTACAGACCAGAGGGTGAGACCACTCCCAGTTTAAATACTGGTTAGACACTCTGTAGACAAGTAGAGAAGAGTCATGTGGACCCTGAGGATCAAGTTGAGGTTCAAGTCATCAATGACTCATTCAAATGGAATCTTTCATGAATGATTCTCTGATCGTTAAGAACACGACTGTGATTAAAACCACGAACGTCCTGAGAGCTTCTTGTGTCTCCTGGAGGAAAGTTTGAATCTGTCCCTTCATGAAGACGCCTCCCTGTCAGAGGAGTCTTCCACTGAACTCTCTCTGGTCACAAAATGATATGAAGATGATTAATGAGTAATAATTCAGCTAAATGTTGACGAGTTTGGTGGATGAGCTGCAGGTTTCCTCCCTGTTCAGAGTACAGTCGCTTTGAGGCAAAGATCCACGACCTGCGGGAGCAGATGATGAACAGCAGCATCagttctggatctggatctcTGAGGACCAGTCAGAAGAGGTCGCTGTACGTCAGGTGAGGTCTGCTGGAGCCGACGCTGACTGAAGATGGGAGCTTCTCATCCTCTGAGCTGTGGTCTGTTGTGTAGTCTGTGACGATCACTGATCTCAGTGTGTTGGTGCTGCAGAGCTCTGTTTGACTACGATAAGACCAGAGACTCCGGGCTGCCCAGTCAGGGACTCAACTTTAAGTTCGGAGACATCCTTCACGTGGTCAACGCCTCCGACGACGAGTGGTGGCAGGCCCGCCAGCTGACGGCccagggggaggtggaggaggtgggggtcaTCCCCAGCAAAAGACGGTCAGTtcacactgttgttgttgttgttgatggtttgtgttgtttaaatgtgAACGAGTCCGGATCCACTGAGTGAAGAGCTTCTTACGTGaacagagcttctctctgaaAAGTGAGAGACTGACGGATGAGCTCGAGCTGGGTTGGTCCTGTGATGGAACCAACCTGCCGACCTCTGCCGACCTCTgccgacctttgacctgttcTCCTGTCCGCCCACAGCGTGGAGAAGAAGGAGCGAGCGAGACTCAAGACGGTGAAGTTCAACGCCAAGTCTCGAGAGCGGGGGGTGAGTGTGAGGCCTGACGGGCGCTCCCTGTTGATCACCTGATGTTTGAGTTTGAACTTCCTGTTTGGAAATCACACGTGTGACGTGACCCGTGTGCGAGCCGCTGCCACCTGACCTCCACATACTAATCAGCGTGTTTGACTAATGTTAAAAAGCAGCTGACCAGTTAACAGCATGTTGTCGTCGACCTCTGAGACGTGTTCTTCATCACGCCAACGTCCCAGCAAACCGCCCAgcgcaccccccccctcccccgcacCTCTAAACCGCGTGCCACTTTAACAGGCGTCGCCTGAACGCCTCGCCGGGCACCAAACCTGCCCTCTAACATCAGTctgaaccgggggggggggcatgcatgACGACTCCCCCAGCCCCCCCCATACAGAGAGGAACGCTTGACATTGATGTTTGACTGTctgctgccccctagtggctgctCAGagatcctcctctcctcctcccccccaccactcacccctctcatcccacctctctctctcctgctggttAACGGCCGAGTAAAGCATGTGTAGATTCCTGAGGAATTATGAGAAATGACCTGAAGCAGCGCCAGTCCATACTCAGAGGACGTGCACGGGGCGTCACATGACGAGGTGCCGGGGCATCACATGACGAGGTGCACGGGGCGTCACATGACGAGGTGCACGGGGCGTCACATGACGAGGTGCACGGGGCGTCACATGACGAGGTGCACGGGGCGTCACATGACGAGGTGCACGGTGTGTCACATGACGAGGTGCACGGGGCGTCACATGACGAGGTGCACGGGGCGTCACATGACGAGGTGCACGGGGCGTCACATGACGAGGTGCACGGGGCGTCACATGACGAGGTGCACGGGGCGTCACATGACGAGGTGCACGGGGCGTCACATGACGAGGTGCACGGGGCGTCACATGACGAGGTGCCGGGGCATCACATGACGAGGTGCACGGGGCGTCACATGACGAGGTGCACGGGGCGTCACATGACGAGGTGCACGGGGCGTCACATGACGAGGTGCACGGGGCGTCACATGACGAGGTGCACGGGGCGTCACATGACGAGGTGCACGGGGCGTCACATGACGAGGTGCACGGGGCGTCACATGACGAGGTGCACGGTGTGTCACATGACGAGGTGCACGGGGCGTCACATGACGAGGTGCCGGGGCGTCACATGACGAGGTGCACGGGGCGTCACATGACGTTCTACAGACGAGCGACTCGGACATTAACACGACTCcttaatattataataactatAACTATTGATCTGGACTGAGTGAATCAAATATCCCAGCCTGAGTTTATGAATAGTTAATAATTCCCTCGACTGCTCAGTGAACTCATCAGGTGACTGAATCCAGATGTTCACAGGTTCACTGACTGGAGCTTGAATGAGCAGCGACCATGTGACCCTCCTCCGCTCTGTCAGGGTCTGGTGTTTGATTCCCAACCAGCTGATCTGAAGCTTCTCTCGTGGCCTGCATGACGCCTGCatgttctctcctcctgcttcctgtttaacGACTGCTGCCTTCACTGTCACTGCGTAACTTTCAACTCTCAACCAGCAGCGACAGGGACTTTCAGCTCGGTCTGTGTCACGATCTGTTGTAGCTGCTTCCGTCTGATTCTGTGGCTTCAGTCGACTCTAGAGGAACAAGGTTCATCTGAGGAACCtcagcttttattttatattgtaacAAATCAGTATTTTCATAAAGGAATCAGAAATGTGGCCTAAATAAAAAGAGATTTGTTCTTCAATCAATTAACCTGCAGagttaaaacaaattgaaatcaGTTTGGTCCTGGAGGTTTTGTTGTCTTTAATTTCGCTGGCGTCCAGATTCTCATCTCGTTAAAGTTTGATCAGATCTCCTGTCGTCAGCCGAGTTTATGATTTTGGTCCAGAGTGTAAGATTTAAGTGAAAAGATCTTagaaagtaaatataaaataatcctagtgatgtttccacaagtgtgtttcatctagttgtacaaatctttgttttctttactctagaatggacctttatatttaaatactttatatttaaatactttatatttacaaacGTCAGCTGCACCATGACACtttgccactagatgtcactacaatcgaccctgaacctttaaagaGTAGAGAATGTGTTGCCTGTAAGATGTGTGTGAGATGTCTGGTTAGTAAATCATCTATTAAAGTTTAATAATTCAGATCAGATGTTATTTTCTATTGGTTCAGTGCAGCGGTGTCACGTGACCACAGACTCAGACAGAAGCTTCTCATTCTGTCCAAACCCACATCAGACTCCCTCatcttccccctctccccctctttttttattccatcaccctcctcctcctcctcttcctcctcttcctcctcagcagtCTCTCAATGACAAGCGTAAAAAGAACCTCTTTTCCCGAAAGTTTCCGTTCTACAAGAGCAAAGAGGCGAGTGAGCAGGAGACCAGCGACGTCGACCGTAAGTACCAGCgcggcgggggggtggggggaggagcTAAGCGGTTTGTCTGAGGGCGACTGGTCGGCGACAGGAAGAGAGGTCAGCTGGCGGCGTGCTGCAGGCGCCGCTTGTCACGGCAGCAGGGCCGCGCCCAAACGCCAGCCGCATCACAACCTGAGCGATGGAGATCACGACCCAGAGCGCCCCCCGGTGGTGTCACTGAAATCACCCGAGGAGGCCGAACACGTGGCGCCGCCCTGCTGCCCTGGCGAGCGGCTGCCCCCccgctcctctctgtctgtcgctgtAACTCAGTAACTTGATGTTCTTGTGGTTGTTTCCTCCTCGTTGTGTCTCCGCTGACCTCAGGACTCCAGTGAGGACACGCTGTCCAAAGGCCACAGTAAGTTCACCCCCCCACACAGGTTCCGCCTGCAGACACATGACCAGGAACAGCCTGGGGCCTGAACAATATCAAGACAGGCTTCACATTGAGAAGAAGATACAACAttcagttattattataatgagtTTACTAAATATTGACTTAGTGTTTTTAAACGATGTTCAGTCAGTTGTTTCTCAACCTCCTCAGTTGGTCTGATGGAGAATCAGCTTCATTGAGTCCAGATTCAAGTCCCAAtatactactaataataataatgatgaagcAGACACAAAACAGGAGAAGGAATAAGAATCATCTCTGaaataaagtagaataaaatGAGGCTGTTTATAGTAAATCACTTATTCAGAAATCCAtcaatgtgaaaatgaatgtaactacatttttcttttaccttttggttattttgcttttatatttccacactttcattattttatcaactgaataatttattctttatttatttaacttgttttttaccGTCTGACTCGTATCAGCTGTTCACTGAGGTTCATTTAGAACCTCAGTGAGAATCATCTCATCATTGTCTTAATATTAATCTCAACGAATCTCCTGCAGCTtgtgattttataaaaaaaaaaaaaaatcacagattTTCAGATTTTACACAAAATCGGATTCGGTTCACATCCAGAAAACATCTGAGATTTCCCGCAGCTCAGATTCCTTCTGAGCGACGGATCATGAATTGTAAACATATCTGTAGTTATTCTGTCAGACGTGGTGTCAGCGGCGCACTCAGCCTGGtcctcctgcagggggcgctgctccAGGAGGACGTGGAGATGGCCTCATTAAGTTGTGGTTTGAAGTCATGGAACGTTTGTGGGAAGTTTTTGAAAGTTTAAGGTCCAGGTCGTGTTTGTCGTGgattgaaaatgtttgtgttgctgtcgtggagctgctgctggactcgaGTCCTCGGTGCTGTCGTGGCTCGGAGCAAAGCATTGTGGGAGAGCGCGGCTCCCGGCTGACCtctcctgtgttttcatttcagaacATGTGACGTCCAACGCCAGCGACAGTGAGAGTAGCTACCGTAAGTCTGATTGATGATTCACAGGAAACACTAACGTGACCTCCGACCCCACCTGctaaccccccccacccttcccTGAGCACAAGCTGCTGATTGGCCGATAACAGCATGACATCACACACCCAGTTTACCTGCTCGCTAACACTCCTGAAGGCCTGACAGCAGGAGTGTGTCTGCATGAAAGATCctgcttagtgtgtgtgtgtgtgtgtgtgtgtgtgtgtgtgtgtgtgtgcgctttcAGTTGAATGATGTGATCTCAGCAACGTTTTGGAATCAGTGTGAAGATTAAAAAGGAACATGTATGTTTGGATCATGTGTGTCGATGAAATGttgtttcagtttatttcattttttagaCGTCTTATAGAATCCGTTaaattttgttatttcttcttgACTCCGTGATTCCTGTTAAATCTCAGAATGTTAGTTAGTCCTGATCCAATCAAACGTGTGAAGGAACCTctagtgtgtgtctttgtgtgtctgtgtgtgttgctctacGACCCCGGTGACACTCTGGATCTGTGTTTCCAGGTGGGCAGGAGGAGTACGTGTTGTCGTACGAACCCGTCGTTCAACaggaaggtaaaaaaaacacaaacaattctCTGACTGAAGAAACTTTGTCATTTTCACATGAAGTCAATTCATCTTCAAGAAAGATTCAGATATTTGATTTATCTGGTAAAGTCGGCAAACTTCAGGTAAAACCTCAAAagacaacacatttaaatacatatttctttgtaaataaattcaaataaatatgtatgaataTTTGGATTAGAACATAAAAACTCTCAGACAAGAAAAAAATGGATTtgtgaaatgaagcagcagggggcgctgtcgaTTCAAACCCTGGATGgatttattactattattatttgtgACAAGACGTTTAACTATGAGATGATATTCACGTAATAATGAGCTCATCAGCTTCATCCTGTTAAGCAGCTTGTTACTGTGATTTCTCCGACAGTGAGCTACACCCGCCCCGTCATCATCCTCGGCCCCATGAAGGATCGGATCAACGACGACCTCATCTCCGAGTTCCCAGACAAATTTGGATCCTGCGTCCCGCGtaagtgaccccccccccccggtctggAGATCATGTGACCTTCTCTGAGCCTGAATCAGAACATCTTCCTCACCCTCAGATACGACCCGGCCGAAGCGGGACTACGAGGTGGACGGCAGAGACTACCACTTCATGGTGTCCAGagagcagatggagaaagaCATCCAGGACCACAAGTTCATCGAGGCCGGCCAGTACAACAGCCACCTGTACGGAACCAGCGTGCAGTCGGTGCGGGAGGTGTCGGAGAAGGTACGACTGAGGAATCTGTCACATGACGACATGAAAACACTCCAGGGCTTGTGTTCGTTTatgaagaataaaaatgtaatggatTTATTTATGGTGATAAAAACCAGTAAAGCAAAGTAAAAATCTTCACGTAATGTTGTTAAAATCAATATAAAATGAAGATGGATTCTTTTTGCAGCAGAAAGTCAGGGCTTgaatcacagactgtaaataaagacataataacttaataaatcgaacgctgccctctagtggtgggGACGTCATGAAGACATGTTGAACACGTTTCCTCTTCAGGGTAAACACTGTATCCTGGACGTGTCGGGGAACGCCATCAAGAGACTCCAGCTCGCTCAGCTTCACCCCATCGCCATCTTCATCAAACCCAAATCTGTGGAGAACATCATGTGAGTCAAAACCGCCACGGTTCCACTTCCTGTCCGGTTCTCACGTTTGATTCTCCTGCTGACGTGgtgttctcctgctgcagggaGATGAACAAGCGTCTGACGGAGGAGCAGGGACGCAAGACCTTCGACAGAGCCACCAAGCTGGAGCAGGAGTTCACCGAGCATTTCACAGGTGAGACGGCGCCCCCCTGTGGCCCGAAGAAAAACACCCTCTGCTCTCCTACGcatatttgatcaaatatagactgctgtgattggtcgagacaaacaaccacaagACCGTGACTTGAGTTCTTTAGTAATTAGTTTTACAAGTTTTCATCTGTGATT is a window encoding:
- the dlg1b gene encoding discs large homolog 1-like protein isoform X10, with the translated sequence MPVRKKDAQRALLLLEEYRAKLNHTEDRQLRHSIQRVIDIFQSNLFQALIDIQEFYEVTLLDSQRWAESSKEADPMAPVNLWDFSSLQSTTVTSDTLPSLSTSIEKYRHHDEDLSPQDQSSPQLTEEGGPELVQVAEKNLSQIENVHGYVTHAHISPMKANPPPVLVNTDSQDTPPYVNGTEADYEYEEITLERGNSGLGFSIAGGTDNPHIGEDPSIFITKVIPGGAAAQDGRLRVNDVILRVNEADVRDVTHSRAVEALKEAGSLVRLYVRRRKPVSEKVMELKLVKGPKGLGFSIAGGVGNQHIPGDNSIYVTKIIEGGAAHKDGRLQIGDKLLAVNSACLEEVTHEHAVTALKNTPDVVYLKVAKPNSVFMNDSFAPPDLTNSYSQHMDNHISPPTFLGQTLPPPSGRYSPTPKSMLGDDDVTREPRKVVLHRGATGLGFNIVGGEDGEGIFISFILAGGPADLCGELRKGDRLVSVNGVDLRNATHEQAAAALKNAGQTVTIIAHYRPEEYSRFEAKIHDLREQMMNSSISSGSGSLRTSQKRSLYVRALFDYDKTRDSGLPSQGLNFKFGDILHVVNASDDEWWQARQLTAQGEVEEVGVIPSKRRVEKKERARLKTVKFNAKSRERGDSSEDTLSKGHKHVTSNASDSESSYRGQEEYVLSYEPVVQQEVSYTRPVIILGPMKDRINDDLISEFPDKFGSCVPHTTRPKRDYEVDGRDYHFMVSREQMEKDIQDHKFIEAGQYNSHLYGTSVQSVREVSEKGKHCILDVSGNAIKRLQLAQLHPIAIFIKPKSVENIMEMNKRLTEEQGRKTFDRATKLEQEFTEHFTAVVQGDTLEEIYDQGKQIIEEQSGPFIWVQSKEKL
- the dlg1b gene encoding discs large homolog 1-like protein isoform X2, coding for MPVRKKDAQRALLLLEEYRAKLNHTEDRQLRHSIQRVIDIFQSNLFQALIDIQEFYEVTLLDSQRWAESSKEADPMAPVNLWDFSSLQSTTVTSDTLPSLSTSIEKYRHHDEDLSPQDQSSPQLTEEGGPELVQVAEKNLSQIENVHGYVTHAHISPMKVVSLECLFDGSLGQQPLEPPSPTSSTLYPHGEDSPLPSCSSNPYPPIQQAEAAPPSSSIIPVIPISPIPAETTIIPPTSQANPPPVLVNTDSQDTPPYVNGTEADYEYEEITLERGNSGLGFSIAGGTDNPHIGEDPSIFITKVIPGGAAAQDGRLRVNDVILRVNEADVRDVTHSRAVEALKEAGSLVRLYVRRRKPVSEKVMELKLVKGPKGLGFSIAGGVGNQHIPGDNSIYVTKIIEGGAAHKDGRLQIGDKLLAVNSACLEEVTHEHAVTALKNTPDVVYLKVAKPNSVFMNDSFAPPDLTNSYSQHMDNHISPPTFLGQTLPPPSGRYSPTPKSMLGDDDVTREPRKVVLHRGATGLGFNIVGGEDGEGIFISFILAGGPADLCGELRKGDRLVSVNGVDLRNATHEQAAAALKNAGQTVTIIAHYRPEEYSRFEAKIHDLREQMMNSSISSGSGSLRTSQKRSLYVRALFDYDKTRDSGLPSQGLNFKFGDILHVVNASDDEWWQARQLTAQGEVEEVGVIPSKRRVEKKERARLKTVKFNAKSRERGDSSEDTLSKGHKHVTSNASDSESSYRGQEEYVLSYEPVVQQEVSYTRPVIILGPMKDRINDDLISEFPDKFGSCVPHTTRPKRDYEVDGRDYHFMVSREQMEKDIQDHKFIEAGQYNSHLYGTSVQSVREVSEKGKHCILDVSGNAIKRLQLAQLHPIAIFIKPKSVENIMEMNKRLTEEQGRKTFDRATKLEQEFTEHFTAVVQGDTLEEIYDQGKQIIEEQSGPFIWVQSKEKL
- the dlg1b gene encoding discs large homolog 1-like protein isoform X4, translating into MPVRKKDAQRALLLLEEYRAKLNHTEDRQLRHSIQRVIDIFQSNLFQALIDIQEFYEVTLLDSQRWAESSKEADPMAPVNLWDFSSLQSTTVTSDTLPSLSTSIEKYRHHDEDLSPQDQSSPQLTEEGGPELVQVAEKNLSQIENVHGYVTHAHISPMKQAEAAPPSSSIIPVIPISPIPAETTIIPPTSQANPPPVLVNTDSQDTPPYVNGTEADYEYEEITLERGNSGLGFSIAGGTDNPHIGEDPSIFITKVIPGGAAAQDGRLRVNDVILRVNEADVRDVTHSRAVEALKEAGSLVRLYVRRRKPVSEKVMELKLVKGPKGLGFSIAGGVGNQHIPGDNSIYVTKIIEGGAAHKDGRLQIGDKLLAVNSACLEEVTHEHAVTALKNTPDVVYLKVAKPNSVFMNDSFAPPDLTNSYSQHMDNHISPPTFLGQTLPPPSGRYSPTPKSMLGDDDVTREPRKVVLHRGATGLGFNIVGGEDGEGIFISFILAGGPADLCGELRKGDRLVSVNGVDLRNATHEQAAAALKNAGQTVTIIAHYRPEEYSRFEAKIHDLREQMMNSSISSGSGSLRTSQKRSLYVRALFDYDKTRDSGLPSQGLNFKFGDILHVVNASDDEWWQARQLTAQGEVEEVGVIPSKRRVEKKERARLKTVKFNAKSRERGSLNDKRKKNLFSRKFPFYKSKEASEQETSDVDQHVTSNASDSESSYRGQEEYVLSYEPVVQQEVSYTRPVIILGPMKDRINDDLISEFPDKFGSCVPHTTRPKRDYEVDGRDYHFMVSREQMEKDIQDHKFIEAGQYNSHLYGTSVQSVREVSEKGKHCILDVSGNAIKRLQLAQLHPIAIFIKPKSVENIMEMNKRLTEEQGRKTFDRATKLEQEFTEHFTAVVQGDTLEEIYDQGKQIIEEQSGPFIWVQSKEKL
- the dlg1b gene encoding discs large homolog 1-like protein isoform X5, encoding MPVRKKDAQRALLLLEEYRAKLNHTEDRQLRHSIQRVIDIFQSNLFQALIDIQEFYEVTLLDSQRWAESSKEADPMAPVNLWDFSSLQSTTVTSDTLPSLSTSIEKYRHHDEDLSPQDQSSPQLTEEGGPELVQVAEKNLSQIENVHGYVTHAHISPMKAEAAPPSSSIIPVIPISPIPAETTIIPPTSQANPPPVLVNTDSQDTPPYVNGTEADYEYEEITLERGNSGLGFSIAGGTDNPHIGEDPSIFITKVIPGGAAAQDGRLRVNDVILRVNEADVRDVTHSRAVEALKEAGSLVRLYVRRRKPVSEKVMELKLVKGPKGLGFSIAGGVGNQHIPGDNSIYVTKIIEGGAAHKDGRLQIGDKLLAVNSACLEEVTHEHAVTALKNTPDVVYLKVAKPNSVFMNDSFAPPDLTNSYSQHMDNHISPPTFLGQTLPPPSGRYSPTPKSMLGDDDVTREPRKVVLHRGATGLGFNIVGGEDGEGIFISFILAGGPADLCGELRKGDRLVSVNGVDLRNATHEQAAAALKNAGQTVTIIAHYRPEEYSRFEAKIHDLREQMMNSSISSGSGSLRTSQKRSLYVRALFDYDKTRDSGLPSQGLNFKFGDILHVVNASDDEWWQARQLTAQGEVEEVGVIPSKRRVEKKERARLKTVKFNAKSRERGSLNDKRKKNLFSRKFPFYKSKEASEQETSDVDQHVTSNASDSESSYRGQEEYVLSYEPVVQQEVSYTRPVIILGPMKDRINDDLISEFPDKFGSCVPHTTRPKRDYEVDGRDYHFMVSREQMEKDIQDHKFIEAGQYNSHLYGTSVQSVREVSEKGKHCILDVSGNAIKRLQLAQLHPIAIFIKPKSVENIMEMNKRLTEEQGRKTFDRATKLEQEFTEHFTAVVQGDTLEEIYDQGKQIIEEQSGPFIWVQSKEKL